One part of the Nymphaea colorata isolate Beijing-Zhang1983 chromosome 8, ASM883128v2, whole genome shotgun sequence genome encodes these proteins:
- the LOC116258428 gene encoding uncharacterized protein LOC116258428, with amino-acid sequence MNFVLFPSSPAAAITNSAVSASFYVCPNVSFGPPLLKFSRRISCPLIGASAESQDSLPELVTETGVIVIGAGLSGLSAAAHLSARKIPFLLLEASDAVGGRVRTDKVDGFLLDRGFQIFITAYPEAKRMLDYEALDLQKFYSGALVYFNGEFHRVADPFRHFGDSLTTVANPIGNLTDKLLVGLNRITASRASDQEIFSAPEVTISETLKSIGFSDSIIDRFFRPFFGGVFFDKDLVTSSRLYDFIFKCLALGDNTLPANGIAAIPDQLSSKLPPDSVWFGAKVAKIDFPAGIVLEDGRTVKSQHGVILAVEEPEAVRLLEGRKPASKPGRSTVCLYFSADDAPIKEPILILNGSGEGLVNNMFFATNVAKSYGPAGKTLVSATLVGGYDQYQDEELEEMVRKELGGWFGSSTVGSWKHLRTYRIGFAQPDQRPPIGSRFKYRDPRVGAEIYICGDHVESATFDGALVSGRRAAEALIADKGL; translated from the coding sequence ATGAATTTCGTACTCTTCCCTTCATCACCAGCTGCTGCAATCACCAACTCTGCAGTTTCTGCATCTTTCTACGTTTGTCCTAACGTCTCCTTTGGACCACCATTGTTGAAATTCAGCAGAAGAATATCATGTCCCCTTATCGGAGCTTCTGCGGAGTCTCAAGACTCGTTGCCGGAACTGGTCACCGAAACCGGAGTCATAGTCATCGGCGCCGGACTCTCCGGCCTATCGGCGGCAGCTCACCTTTCGGCCCGGAAAATTCCGTTTCTCCTCCTCGAGGCATCCGATGCCGTCGGCGGCCGCGTTCGGACCGACAAGGTAGACGGCTTCCTTCTTGACAGAGGATTTCAGATCTTCATCACAGCCTATCCTGAGGCAAAAAGGATGCTGGACTACGAAGCTCTGGATCTCCAAAAGTTCTACTCCGGCGCCCTGGTCTACTTCAACGGCGAGTTCCACCGCGTCGCCGATCCGTTTCGCCATTTCGGGGACTCATTAACCACGGTCGCCAATCCAATTGGAAACTTAACCGACAAGCTCTTGGTTGGCCTGAACAGAATCACTGCTTCTAGGGCGTCTGATCAAGAGATCTTCTCCGCGCCCGAGGTAACGATCAGCGAGACATTGAAGAGCATTGGCTTCTCCGATTCGATCATCGACAGATTCTTCCGACCCTTTTTCGGCGGCGTCTTTTTCGATAAAGATCTCGTGACGTCTTCAAGACTCTACGACTTCATCTTCAAGTGTCTCGCGTTGGGCGACAACACACTCCCCGCAAATGGGATAGCCGCAATTCCGGATCAACTGAGCTCGAAACTGCCTCCTGACTCTGTTTGGTTTGGAGCCAAAGTTGCGAAAATCGATTTTCCGGCAGGCATTGTCTTGGAGGATGGAAGAACTGTTAAGAGCCAACACGGCGTGATACTTGCAGTGGAAGAACCTGAGGCAGTTCGGTTGCTGGAAGGCCGGAAGCCGGCGAGCAAACCAGGAAGAAGCACTGTATGTCTCTACTTCTCGGCCGACGATGCGCCTATAAAGGAACCAATTTTGATCCTAAATGGATCGGGTGAGGGACTAGTGAACAACATGTTCTTCGCCACCAACGTCGCGAAATCATACGGACCGGCCGGAAAGACGCTGGTCTCGGCAACCCTCGTCGGCGGATACGACCAGTATCAGGATGAGGAATTGGAAGAGATGGTGAGGAAGGAGCTCGGTGGGTGGTTTGGTAGCAGCACGGTGGGCTCATGGAAGCACTTGAGGACATACAGGATAGGGTTCGCCCAGCCTGACCAGAGGCCGCCGATTGGGTCTAGGTTCAAGTACAGGGACCCACGGGTAGGTGCAGAAATTTATATCTGTGGTGACCATGTCGAGTCTGCAACCTTCGATGGAGCCCTAGTCTCGGGCAGAAGGGCAGCCGAGGCCCTGATAGCAGACAAAGGATTGTAA